GTTGGAGTATTGGTTTGCCTGCAAGATAAAACACATCGCCGGAATCAGTGGGAGAAAAACTGCAAACCAGTTAGTAACCAAACTATTAAACGGGTAAAGCCGCCAGATATAAGCTGATTCCTGCCTTCCAGGAAATGCCGCTTTGCCCGCTCACACAGATCAGTAGTTTTGCCCATCACTTTCATCTTTTTAAAATTACCCCAAATGAAAAAGTCCATGAACTACCTGTTGCTGGCTACATGTATTGCAGCCACCCCGGCCATTTCCCGGGCGCAACAACCTGCCGGGGAAAACACGGCAAATCTTTCCGAGCTACTTTACAGACCCATTAAAACTACCGCTCCTGTGCTGGAAGGAACAGAACCCGCCCAACAAAAAAGTCCTGTTCCCAATCCGTCGCTACGTGCCCCCATCAACCGGGTAACACCCGCAAAACAATGGAACCGCATTACCCCCGGCGCCACACAACTGATCACCGCCGACAACCTTGCTGAAAAACCGGTGAGGGTGATGAAAGCAAATGCCCCGGCATTCTGCACCGTACCTACTGTAACGATTGGCTGTTGCGGCTATTCCATCAAAGATGAAGTAGCCAACAAGAATATTTTCTATTCTTCTCCCAAAACTGTTTTTGGTAATGAAGACGACGCCAGGGCATATGCAGAAAGCCTGACACCCAAAATGCCTTTCTTTGTGCCCTATACCAACAGCAAAGTATATCCCGCCGGTGGCTGGATATATGACAATGGTAGCGGCCATGGCTCTGTAGACTTTCTTAAAACCAGCGATGCCTATGGTGCCGGTATTGACCCCACTTTCGGCGTATATGCCGCCGCACCGGGTAAAGTACTTACTGCCAGGTGGGATGATTTGTTTGGGAATGTGGTCATCATTGAGCACACCGCCAGCGATGGCACCCAATACCGCACCGGCTATTTCCACCTGCGGGGCGGCTTTGACCAGGATATTGCACACGCAAAAAATATCGCAGTTGGCGACCCTTCCAATAAAGATGCCCGCGATACCAAGTATAAAAAATTTGCCAACCTGTCCAACCCCTCCAAACTGCTGTGGGGCACCAATGATCAAAAGCTGAAAGTAAAGGCAGGTGACCAGGTAGCTGCCGGCCAGCAGATTGCGTGGAGCGGTAATACCGGCTATGGTGGCGCAGGCTGGGGGCTCAACCCCGACGGTACGCCTACCAATCCTAATACGGCCAATAACCACCTGCATTTTATGCTGTGGGTAAAAAGCCCTAAACCAGCTACGGGAGTGGACTGGATGGAAGTAGATCCATACGGCGTATATGCCAAGGTAAATAACGATACCAAAGACTGTTATGATCTGGGCGCCACCAGCGCCTTTAACCGGTTCTTTGCACCTTTCTACCCTTCTTTTCATAATGTGCCGGTGCAGTATATCACCCGCTACTGGGGCTACTATACAGGTATGGGCATGGCATTGCAAACATTGAGCGTACATAAATCAGGCAATGAATACCTGGCTTCCGGTTCTTTTCAATCCGGCCTGCCATCTGCCTGGTACTGCCGGATCAATATGAATGCAACGCAATACCAGCAATACTTTGATGAATATTACGCGAAAGGATATATTCCCCGGCAGATTGCCGTTACCAGCGAAAACGGCAGCCCATTGTTTACCGTTATCTGGAAACAAAGAGGAAATGAAAATTTTGCAGCTGTTCACAATATCACGGACGAGCAATGGAACGCTAAATGGAAAACGCTGGTAGACCAGCAAAAGATGCGGGTAACAGAGCATGTGGCTTATTTTGCAGGTGGTAAACGCTATCATGCCGGTGTTTTCGGCAGCAGTAATCCCGGTGGTTTTTATCAATACTCCGGAATGGGTATCAATGACTTCTCCAAAAAATTTGATGATCTGAACAAAGCAGGATTTATGACGGTAAATGTAAATGTGGCGGAAAACGGAAGTCAGAAAACGGTAAATGGCCTATGGTGGCCTAAAAACAAAGCTTATTATGCTTATATGGATATGTCGCCGGCTGATTATCAGTCAAAATTCACGAGCCTGACTGCCCAGGGATTCCAGCTTTACCGGATCCAGGGTTATGCCAACTCTTCCAAATTCGCTGCTATCTGGATGAAATAGACCGAATACACTTATGACCCGGATGCCACGGCTGTGAAGAGGCCGTGGCATCATCTTTTAAGGTCAATCTGTCAGTAACCCCAATATTTCGTATCTTCGCCGCTACGTTCTGACTGCCGGAAGGCAGCCAATTATATAATTAACAGTCAATAATGAAGTCTGACAAAAAGAATATCCGGCATTTAAGTCTGCCGGCTTTACAGGAATATTTCGGGTCTATTGAAGAAAAGCCCTTCCGTGCCAAACAAGTGTACGAATGGCTTTGGCTACGGCACGCCAGCAGCTTTGAAGCCATGACCAATCTTTCCAAAGAATTACGTCAAAAACTGGAAGATAACTTTACCCTTCCCGCTGTAAAAATAGATGCCGTCCAACAAAGTACGGATGGTACTATTAAAAGCAGATTCCGCTTACATGATGATCATCTTGTAGAAGGTGTACTTATTCCTACCGATTCCAGGCAAACTGCCTGCGTATCTTCACAGGTGGGTTGCAGTCTGAGCTGCAAATTCTGCGCAACGGGCTATATGGACCGGAAGCGTAACCTCGATTTTGACGAGATCTATGATGAAGTGGCGCTATTAAATCAGCAGGCACTTGAACATAACGGAAAAAAACTCAGCAACATCGTATTTATGGGTATGGGTGAGCCTTTACTCAACTACAAAAATGTGCTGCAATCTATTGAGCGCATTACCTCCCCCGACGGCCTGGGCATGTCCCCGAAACGGATCACCGTTTCCACCGCTGGTGTGGCCAAAATGATCCGGCAACTGGGTGATGATAAAGTCCGCTTTAACCTCGCCATCTCTTTACATGCCGCCAATGATAAGAAACGCAGCGAAATAATGCCGATCAATGATACCAACAACCTGAAGGAACTGATCGATGCGCTGAACTATTTTTACAAGGCTACCGAAAACGAAATCTCTTTCGAATATATTCTCTTCAAAGATTTTAATGACTCCCCAGATGATGCTGACGAGCTCATTAAAATTTACCGGCAAGTACCTGCTGACCTGGTAAATATTATCGAATACAATCCGATAGATAATGCACGCTTTCAGAAACCTGATTCACAAACAGCGGAAGAATTCATGGAGTATCTGACAAAACACCGCGTGAATGCCAGATTACGCCGCAGTCGTGGTAAAGATATCGACGCTGCATGCGGACAACTGGCAAACAAAGGCTGATCATTAAAACAAAATTTCTATTGACTATGTACGCATGGTCATCAATTAATAATAATTTATGAAGAAGAAACAACCTGCTAAGAAGGGTTCTGCTCCTTTTAAAGGAAGAAAAACGGGCAAGACCGATAAACCAGCAGCAGGCAACCGCAACCGCTCCTCCTTTAATGGTGAAAGGCCTGGAAGAGCATCTGCAAAAGATAATCGCTCAGGTGATGACAAACCATCTTTCCGCAAACGTGCCGGTGATGGGGAGGACAGACCTGAACGCAAACGCTCTTTCGGTGGCGAAAGAAGTGGCGATGATAAACCTGCTTTCCGTAAACGCTCCTTCGGTAGCGGTGACGATAAGCCGGAACGCAAACGTACTTTCGGCGGTGATAAAACCGGTGATGATAAACCCGCTTTCCGTAAACGCTCCTTCGGTAGCGGTGACGATAAGCCGGAACGCAAACGCTCTTTCGGCGGTGATAAAACCGGTGATGATAAACCTGCTTTCCGTAAACGCTCCTTCGGTGGCGGTGACGATAAGCCCGAACGCAAACGCTCTTTCGGCGGTGATAAAACCGGCGATGATAAACCTGCTTTCCGTAAACGCTCCTTCGGTGGCGGTGACGATAAGCCCGAACGCAAACGCTCTTTCGGCGGTGAAAGAAGTGGCGATGATAAACCAGCTTTCCGTAAACGCTCCTTTGATGGCGGCGACGAAAAGCCGGAACGCAAACGCTCTTTTGACGGTGATAAATCCGCTGGAGATAAGCCTCCTTTCCGTAAACGCTCCTTCGGTAGTGGTGATGAAAAGCCGGAACGCAAACGTACCTTCGGCGGTGATAAAACCGGTGATGATAAACCTGCTTTCCGTAAACGCTCTTTTGGTGGTGGTGATGAAAAACCGGAACGCAAACGCTCTTTCGGCGGTGATAAAAAAAGCTTTGGGAAGAAGCCCTTTGATAAAAAAAAAGACGATAGCTCATCGTTCCACGGTGACTTCAGCGACCGCAAAGACAACAAGTCTACTCACAAGGACACGCCGAGTGGATTTAACAGGCAGAAATTCTTTGAACGCACCAACGACCGTTTTGCCGATAAACAGGAAAAACGCAACAGAATAGCAGACACTAACGATAACGAATACACGAAAAATAAGAAAGAGGCCAAAGAAAGTGTATTTGGTCCTGGTGAAATGCCCCTGAATAAATACATTGCTCATTGCGGACTTTGTTCACGCAGGAAAGCAGTGGATTTCATCAAGGAAGGTAAGGTAACTGTAAATGGTAAACCCGTTACAGAACCGGCCACTAAAGTGACCAGTGATGATGTGGTAACATTGCAGGATAAGAAAATACAGCTGACAAAAAACCTGGTCTACCTGTTGCTCAACAAGCCCAAAGGATTTATCACCACAACAGATGATCCTGAAGGCCGTAAAACCGTTATGGACCTGATTAAGGGAGCTGTGGAAGATGAAAGGGTATATCCTGTTGGCCGTCTGGATCGTAATACATCCGGTTTGCTGTTGCTCACCAATGATGGTGAACTGGCGCAAACGCTGGCACATCCCAAACACAACATCAAGAAAATATACCAGGTAGAGCTGGACAAACCGCTTACCAAAGGTGATTTCGAGAAAATTGTGGAAGGTGTAACCCTGGAAGATGGTGTTGCATTTGTGGATGCACTGGGTTATGTAGATGCGAAAGATAAAAAGCAGGTAGGCATTGAAATTCATAGTGGTAAAAACCGCATTGTACGCCGCATTTTTGAGCACCTCTCCTATTCTGTAGAGAAGCTGGATCGCGTGATGTATGCCGGTCTTACCAAAAAAACACTAAACCGTGGTCAGTGGCGTCATCTCAACGAAAAAGAGGTGATCCTGCTGAAACATTTTAAAAAATAACTGCCGGATAACCTGATGCGATTAGTAGATCATATTTTACTCGAAACGCCTGATTTTGTTGTTGTAAACAAGCCATCAGGCATGCTGACCCTGCCTGACCGTCATGATAATGAACTGGCATCACTGAATGCCATCATGAAGAAAGCGTATGGTGAAATATTCACGGTACACCGGCTTGACCGCGAAACCAGCGGTATCATCCTGTTTGCCCGTAATGAAGCTGCACATAAATATTTCTCTCAGCTTTTTGAAAGCAGGGATGTAAAGAAATATTACCTGGGAATTGTAAGCGGACAACCGATGCCGAAACAAGGCAGCGTGAATGAGGGTATCATGGAACATCCCGTACAGAAAGGTAAGATGGTGACTAACCGCAAAGGAAAAGCATCTCTAACCGATTATGAAGTGTTGGAAGAGTTTGGCTTATACAGCCTGGTAAAAATGCAGATCCATACTGGTCGTACGCACCAGATCAGGGTACATATGAAACACCTGGGACACCCGATTGCAGTAGATGAAATGTATGGCAGTGCGCAACCCGTGCTGTTGTCTACCATTAAGAAAAAGTTCAAACTGGGGAAGCATACAGAAGAAGAACGGCCTATACTCAGCAGGCTGGCACTTCACGCTGCTATGCTGGTATTTAAAGATGCTACCGGTAAAGAATATACGATAGAAGCTCCCTTACCCAAAGACCTCAGCGCATTACTGAGTCAATTAAGAAAGCACAAAGGATAAATATTTAGGGATTTTTTGATTTACGAATGTAGGAATTTGAAATGCGGCAGAGACCTACATAATAATCCGCTGCATTTCAAATTCCTACATTCGTAAATCAAAAAATCCCCAAATAAAAAAACGGGGAGAAATCCCCGTTTCGTAAAAATCAAAAACCAACCATTAAAAACTCTTATAAATAAAAGCCGCTACCTGGTTATGGTAAGTCGGCTTTTATTTTTTTAATTACTTATTAGGCTGTGGTGTTGTTCTCAGATAAGGCTTGATGATTTTGTGGCCTTTCGGAAAACGTTGCGGGATATCGGCAGTAGCTACTGCTCCACTAACGATTACATCTTCTCCATCTTTCCAGTCAGCTGGTGTAGCTACGCTGTAGTTAGCAGTGAGCTGCAAAGAATCGATAACGCGTAAAACTTCGTGAAAATTCCTGCCGGTAGAAGCCGGATAGGTGATCATCAGTTTTACTTTTTTATCAGGTCCTATTATAAACAAGGATCTTACAGTAAATGTTTCGGAAGCGTTCGGGTGGATCATATCGTAGAGATTGGCCACCGTTCTGTCTTCGTCAGCAATAATAGGAAAAGTTACATCACATTGTTGTGTTTCGTTAATATCTCCTATCCAACCCAGGTGTTTATCCAGTGGATCAACACTGAGGGCTAATACTTTTACATTGCGTTTAGCAAATTCATCCTTCAGCAGGGCTGTTTTACCAAGTTCTGTGGTACAAACAGGCGTAAAGTCAGCAGGATGCGAGAATAATACACCCCAGCTATCTCCGAGAAAATCATAAAAATCGATTTCTCCTAAGGTGGTTTTCGCTTTGAAATTGGGAGCGGCATCGCCCAGTCTTAAACTCATAGTTTTACGATTTACTTAATCAAAAATAGCGTTTTTCCTACAAGATTTATAGACTTTAAAGGATTTTTTTCTCCATTCGTGCCTTTTTTAGGGGGGAAAGTAATTGGGGTTAACAAACAGGCTAACAAACGGGATCAATCAACAAGATAAAGGTGGTTAAAAAATATTATGGCATGGAAGTATGAAGCTGCCACGCATAGTAGGCCAGGCTAAAGTTGGTATCATCTGCCAGGCCTGCTTTTATGCGGGCTGCTTCCTCTTCCAGTTCTATTTCAATAAATCCAAGGTACAGGGTATAATTGTTACGGAGTGTTTGCATACACTGCTCCATTTTCCTGTTCAGATCTGCGCGGATAGCAGGAGGCAAAGTGGGTACAACAGGCAATGCTACTACCTTCTGGATAAAATAACAGGTTCCCTCTGCGTATACTTCCCACTCATTATGCTCCGGCTCGCTCATATAAAAGGTCATGTTATCAAAAATAACAGCGGCCCCCAGTTCTGCTTCCAGGTCAACAATTTCCGGGATACGACGCATATCTTCCAGTTGCTTCACAATGCTCATCTGCACGGCATCATGTTGCTCCTGGCTGTATCGCAGCATCGTATTCATTACTTCATAAGTAGTTACAAAATCACAGGGATGCCACTCACCATTCTGTTGCACATGGCCCCAGAGTGTCAGGTAATTCGTGTCATCCATTACAATCTGGCCAATGGAAACGGCCTGCATCTGCGTAATCGCTGTCGTTGTTGTATGTACTTTATTCATAACCGTCAACTTTAATTAACAATACAAATCTACCTGCCCTTCGCGCAAGGGATTTGCGCAGTGAACAATTACCTGTAAAATTTTAAATCATCTTTTCAAAAGCGGGAATTGCTTATTTTTATTATCTAAATTTTATCTTTTGCCAAAAAATAAGGATGCAGTATCGCGCTACCGCTGGCTTGACGAGCGGCTACGCAACAAACGTCTGCCCAAACCTACATTGGAAACCCTGATTGACTATGTATCCAAAAAAATGGATGCCGACATATCAAGGCGTACTATACAAAAAGATATTCAGGATATGCGGCAGGATCCTGAACTGAACTATATGGCGCCCATTGTCTACGAACGTAGCAGCGGCACCTACCGCTATGCAGACGATAGCTTCTCCATCAGCAATATACCCATCGAAGAAGCCGACTTGCAGGGACTGGAAATTGCGATCGGCATCCTGGAACAATTCCGCAGCCTGCCGGTTGTACAGCAGTTTGAAGATGCTATCCTCAAAATAGCCGCCAGCCTGAAAATGAACAGGGAAGCACTGCAACACAAAGGACTGATCAAATTTACCCGCACCTCACAATACAAAGGCGCTGAACATATCACAGAGATAGTAGACGCCATCAAAAACCTGGAAGTGATCCGTATCGCCTACCAGAGCTTTGACCGCAACGAACCCAAAGAACACTGGGTAGAACCCTATCACCTCCGTGAATACCAGCACCGCTTTTACCTGATCGGTAAAAGTCAGCAGACAAGAGGCGGCGCCGTGATCACTTTTGCGCTCGACAGAGTCGTGAAGATCTGGCCTACCATGAAACATTTTGACGAGAAGAATTTTGATGATGCCAGCTACTTTCAGCATGCCATCGGTATTACCGTGCATGAAGGGGAGCCCGAAAATGTGCTGCTGGCTTTCACACCCAGACAGGGAAAATATATCAAATCACAGCCTATTCACACTTCGCAGCAGGTAGTGGAAGATAATAGTAAAGAATGTCGTATATCCCTTGACGTTGTGATTAACCCGGAACTTACTATGACCCTGCTCAGCTACGGCGCCCAGGTAAAAGTTCTGCAGCCAGCACACCTGGCGGTGAAACTGGCTGCAGAAGCAAAAGCCATGATGGCTTTATATAAATGACTTTTATTTAACGTCCGGTTTAGAAGCCGGCTTCTCAAACAAGCTATCGGCTATTGGTTGGTTCACCTCTATTTTGGTGATATTTATTTTCATGCCCTGACCCATGGGTGACTGCTCAGTAGTGCCCGGATAAGCGTATCCATCGGGTGTTTTCTTGTAGTCAGACAGCATGGTCACCATTTCTCCTTTCTGACCGTTTATTTCCAGCACGTTGGTAGCCTTTACCAGGTAAAAGGTTTGGGCATCCAGGTAAGCGATGCCGGAGATATTCTCTGCACTCACTACCTTTAGCTTGTATGCCGGCGCCCCATTCACGGTATCTTTACCTAACAGCTCCACCTTCTTGCCTTTTGCAGCATAGTCGAAAAGTTCACCGGTCACATCCAGCTGCGATTTCATCAGCTTCAATACGGTAGGATCAATATCTTCCGGCGCTGTTTTCTGTGCGATAGGCATAAACTGCCAGCCCATATCTTTGGTTACTACCTGTACATTGGTAGTGCCCATGATTTCAAACTCCAGCCGCATCGCTTCTCCCTGTTTCACCCATCTCCTGATAGGCACCTGCATGCCCTGGATTTCCATCGAACCTTCTGTATACTGGGTTTTGATCGCCTTCAGTTTTTCGGCGCCACCCATTGCATCCGTATTTTTATTTATGATCTCAGCCAATGTCTGTGCCTGTAAGCTGATACCCGCTATCACCATACCTGTTACCAGCGAAAGAACCTTTACATAATTCATATAACGTATTTAGTAATTATTATTATCAAATAAAGATAGCCAAAAAACATGGCGCGTTTACATCTTCACAAAAATTTGGCTAAAGCTGAAAATGCCGGCTATTCCTTAGCTTTACGGCATGAATACATACCAGATTTCCGGCAACCTTGTAGATATATTACACCAGGAAATTTATCCTGCTACCCTGCACATAGCGGATGGCCGCATCCATAATATAGAACGCAATAACAATGCCTGGCCGCATTATCTGCTACCCGGCTTTACAGACGCTCATGTACACATAGAAAGTTCTATGCTGATCCCAACTGAATTTGCACGGCTGGCAGTGGTACACGGCACCGTCGCCACCGTCAGCGATCCCCATGAAATTGCCAATGTAATGGGTGTAAAAGGCGTGGAATTTATGCTGGACAATGGCAAACAGGTTCCTTTCAAATTCAATTTCGGCGCACCTTCCTGTGTACCCGCCACCATATTTGAAACAGCCGGCGCCACCGTAGATGTAGCAGACATCGAACAACTACTACAGCGCGACGACATCCGCTACCTGACAGAGATGATGAACTTTCCCGGCGTACTCAACAAAGACCCGGAAGTGCTGGCTAAAATAGCCGCGGCACAACGGGCAGGCAAACCGGTAGACGGCCACGCACCAGGGCTTCGCGGCGATGCTGCCCGCGCTTATATCGCAGCCGGTATCAGTACCGATCATGAATGTTTTACGCTGGAAGAAGGTCTGGAAAAACTACAATATGGCATGCATATACTCATCCGGGAAGGAAGTGCGGCCAAAAACTTTGAAGCCCTCATCCCCCTGCTGCATGACTATCCTGAAAAGATCATGTTTTGCAGTGACGACAAACACCCCGACAACCTGGTTGAAGGCCACATCAACCAACTGGTGAAACGTGCGCTGGCACATGGTATTGATCTCTTTAAGGTGTTGCGTGCCGCCTGCATAAACCCCGTACTACATTATAAACTGGACAACGGAATGCTGCGGGAACAGGATGCTGCGGATTTTATTGTGGTAGATAACCTACAGGATTTTAATATCCTCGCTACTTATATCGATGGCGAAAAAGTGGCCGAAAATGGCCAGACGCTCATCCCTTCTATCCCTGCTACCCCTGTCAATAATTTTGTATGCAGTGATAAAGCAGTGGATGATTTTCGTATGCCCGTAAACGATAGTAATGCAACTGCCGTAACGGTAAAGGTGATTGAAGCGATGAATGGTCAGCTGATCACTAATGCCCTTACTGCCAACCTCGCCGTAACAGCAGGATTGTTGCACAGCGACACCAGTCAGGATATCCTGAAACTGGCAGTCGTAAACCGCTACCGGGAAGCGCCCGTGGCATTGGGATTTATCCGTGGATTTGGACTGAAACAAGGAGCCATCGCCTCTTCTGTAGCACATGACAGCCATAATATTATTGTGGTAGGAACGGATGATGAAAGTCTTTGTGCCGCTGTCAATGCAGTCATTGCGCAGCAAGGTGGCATCAGTTTTACCAATAAAACCAACACCCAGGTACTACCCCTTCCTGTAGCCGGCCTGATGAGTAACCTCGACGGCTATACGGTAGCGCAGCAATACAGCACTTTCGATCAATCAGCGAAGGCATTGGGCTCAGAGCTCGCATCACCATACATGACCTTGTCATTCATGGCGCTGCTCGTGATTCCACATTTAAAACTAAGTGACTTGGGATTATTTGATGGAGACGGGTTTCAGTTTACAGCTGTTTATTAAAGATAGAAGCGGATACCGTATTCAGACAGTATCCGCTTCTATTTTTAAGGTCGGTTCTTAACGGCTCGTCCAGAGTGCCCCATTCACCGAATCTCTCGCAGCCCCGGTAACAGACGACAATACATTATCCTCATGTCTCCAGCGTAGCACACCGATGAGGGCCATTACCAGCGCCTCTTTGAAATTAACGGTCAGTTCATCCGGTACTTCCACGGTAATACCCAGTGGCGCCAGCTCTTCGCGGATACTGTTTACCATAAAAGTATTGAAAGCACCGCCGCCGGTGATCAGCATACTGGCGGGAGCATCCGGCATTTTATCTTTCAGCGCCGCTGCTGCTTTCGCTATCTGTGCGGCTATATGTGCAGTATAAGTGCGGAGCTTACCCTGCACGGATATACGTAAAGGCATGATCATAGGCAACACGGTAGCCGTACCGAAGTCATTGGCCAGCGATTTTGGCCAGGGCGCCTGGTAATAAGGTAATGCGTTCAGTTGTTCCAGTAGCGCGGGATCTGCCACAGCACCGGCAGCCAGGGCGCCGCCATCATCGTAAGGCTTGTTCAGTGCGGCAGCCAGTTCATTCAACACACGGTTGCAGGGGCAGATATCAAAAGCTGCAAACTGGTCGGGCAGTTGTGCAGAGATATTGGCAATACCTCCCAGGTTGAGCCAGTACTGGTAACCGGGAAGTAAATATTTTTCCCCGATGGGTACAATCGGCGCTCCCTGTCCGCCCAGTGCCACATCCACCGCACGCAGGTCAGTGATCACCGGAAGGCCCGTTACAGCTGTAATGGCAGCGCCATCACCCAGTTGTGCCGTCATTTTATCTGCCGGCATATGAAAAGTAGTATGCCCATGTGATGCAATGAAATGCACCTTATGGTCCAGCTGATTTTTTTCTATAAAAGAAAGGATCCGGTGCCCGGTGTAATGCCCGTAAGCCGTGTGCAGCAACAGGTAGTCCCTGGCTGGCAGCGATGTAGCTGTGGCCAGTCTTTCCATCCATTCCGGTTCATATGGCAAACTCTCTGATGCTTTAATAGCATAGGTCCATTGCCCGCGTACCTCCGTCAGTTCCGCGAAAACTATATCGAGTCCGTCTAATGAGCTACCGGACATGGTGCCTATCACATTATATACCATCGACTAAATTTTTGCCAAAGGTAGTTTTTAAATATTTTTTTAACGATTTATGGAAATGGTTCTTTACCCGGCATCATGCAGACAGAAAACTTCTCTGCTATGCAAAAATATCTTTCTTTATTACTGTTCTCCTGCCTGATCGCATTTCATGCCACAGGCCAGCAACGGCTGATTACCGGCACTGTACAGAACAACGCCGATAATACAGGGATCTCCAATGCCGTGGTTAGGGTAAAAGGCACCGACTTCCTGACAGCCACAGATACCAAAGGTAATTTCAGCCTGAAAGTGCCCACAGGCGCGCTTATCCTGGAAGCCGTGGCAACCAACTTCAAACAACTGGAAATACCGTTAGGCGCCACGCAGACTACTGTTCACTTTAAACTGCACCGGTTGCAGGCAATAGTAAAGCAGACCGACAAAAACAGGTATATCTCCAGGAAGGAAGCCGAAGTAGCCTACG
The Chitinophaga sp. MM2321 DNA segment above includes these coding regions:
- the rlmN gene encoding 23S rRNA (adenine(2503)-C(2))-methyltransferase RlmN; this encodes MKSDKKNIRHLSLPALQEYFGSIEEKPFRAKQVYEWLWLRHASSFEAMTNLSKELRQKLEDNFTLPAVKIDAVQQSTDGTIKSRFRLHDDHLVEGVLIPTDSRQTACVSSQVGCSLSCKFCATGYMDRKRNLDFDEIYDEVALLNQQALEHNGKKLSNIVFMGMGEPLLNYKNVLQSIERITSPDGLGMSPKRITVSTAGVAKMIRQLGDDKVRFNLAISLHAANDKKRSEIMPINDTNNLKELIDALNYFYKATENEISFEYILFKDFNDSPDDADELIKIYRQVPADLVNIIEYNPIDNARFQKPDSQTAEEFMEYLTKHRVNARLRRSRGKDIDAACGQLANKG
- a CDS encoding pseudouridine synthase is translated as MKKKQPAKKGSAPFKGRKTGKTDKPAAGNRNRSSFNGERPGRASAKDNRSGDDKPSFRKRAGDGEDRPERKRSFGGERSGDDKPAFRKRSFGSGDDKPERKRTFGGDKTGDDKPAFRKRSFGSGDDKPERKRSFGGDKTGDDKPAFRKRSFGGGDDKPERKRSFGGDKTGDDKPAFRKRSFGGGDDKPERKRSFGGERSGDDKPAFRKRSFDGGDEKPERKRSFDGDKSAGDKPPFRKRSFGSGDEKPERKRTFGGDKTGDDKPAFRKRSFGGGDEKPERKRSFGGDKKSFGKKPFDKKKDDSSSFHGDFSDRKDNKSTHKDTPSGFNRQKFFERTNDRFADKQEKRNRIADTNDNEYTKNKKEAKESVFGPGEMPLNKYIAHCGLCSRRKAVDFIKEGKVTVNGKPVTEPATKVTSDDVVTLQDKKIQLTKNLVYLLLNKPKGFITTTDDPEGRKTVMDLIKGAVEDERVYPVGRLDRNTSGLLLLTNDGELAQTLAHPKHNIKKIYQVELDKPLTKGDFEKIVEGVTLEDGVAFVDALGYVDAKDKKQVGIEIHSGKNRIVRRIFEHLSYSVEKLDRVMYAGLTKKTLNRGQWRHLNEKEVILLKHFKK
- a CDS encoding RluA family pseudouridine synthase, which encodes MRLVDHILLETPDFVVVNKPSGMLTLPDRHDNELASLNAIMKKAYGEIFTVHRLDRETSGIILFARNEAAHKYFSQLFESRDVKKYYLGIVSGQPMPKQGSVNEGIMEHPVQKGKMVTNRKGKASLTDYEVLEEFGLYSLVKMQIHTGRTHQIRVHMKHLGHPIAVDEMYGSAQPVLLSTIKKKFKLGKHTEEERPILSRLALHAAMLVFKDATGKEYTIEAPLPKDLSALLSQLRKHKG
- a CDS encoding peroxiredoxin — encoded protein: MSLRLGDAAPNFKAKTTLGEIDFYDFLGDSWGVLFSHPADFTPVCTTELGKTALLKDEFAKRNVKVLALSVDPLDKHLGWIGDINETQQCDVTFPIIADEDRTVANLYDMIHPNASETFTVRSLFIIGPDKKVKLMITYPASTGRNFHEVLRVIDSLQLTANYSVATPADWKDGEDVIVSGAVATADIPQRFPKGHKIIKPYLRTTPQPNK
- a CDS encoding WYL domain-containing protein, encoding MPKNKDAVSRYRWLDERLRNKRLPKPTLETLIDYVSKKMDADISRRTIQKDIQDMRQDPELNYMAPIVYERSSGTYRYADDSFSISNIPIEEADLQGLEIAIGILEQFRSLPVVQQFEDAILKIAASLKMNREALQHKGLIKFTRTSQYKGAEHITEIVDAIKNLEVIRIAYQSFDRNEPKEHWVEPYHLREYQHRFYLIGKSQQTRGGAVITFALDRVVKIWPTMKHFDEKNFDDASYFQHAIGITVHEGEPENVLLAFTPRQGKYIKSQPIHTSQQVVEDNSKECRISLDVVINPELTMTLLSYGAQVKVLQPAHLAVKLAAEAKAMMALYK
- the ade gene encoding adenine deaminase; protein product: MNTYQISGNLVDILHQEIYPATLHIADGRIHNIERNNNAWPHYLLPGFTDAHVHIESSMLIPTEFARLAVVHGTVATVSDPHEIANVMGVKGVEFMLDNGKQVPFKFNFGAPSCVPATIFETAGATVDVADIEQLLQRDDIRYLTEMMNFPGVLNKDPEVLAKIAAAQRAGKPVDGHAPGLRGDAARAYIAAGISTDHECFTLEEGLEKLQYGMHILIREGSAAKNFEALIPLLHDYPEKIMFCSDDKHPDNLVEGHINQLVKRALAHGIDLFKVLRAACINPVLHYKLDNGMLREQDAADFIVVDNLQDFNILATYIDGEKVAENGQTLIPSIPATPVNNFVCSDKAVDDFRMPVNDSNATAVTVKVIEAMNGQLITNALTANLAVTAGLLHSDTSQDILKLAVVNRYREAPVALGFIRGFGLKQGAIASSVAHDSHNIIVVGTDDESLCAAVNAVIAQQGGISFTNKTNTQVLPLPVAGLMSNLDGYTVAQQYSTFDQSAKALGSELASPYMTLSFMALLVIPHLKLSDLGLFDGDGFQFTAVY
- a CDS encoding anhydro-N-acetylmuramic acid kinase, which encodes MVYNVIGTMSGSSLDGLDIVFAELTEVRGQWTYAIKASESLPYEPEWMERLATATSLPARDYLLLHTAYGHYTGHRILSFIEKNQLDHKVHFIASHGHTTFHMPADKMTAQLGDGAAITAVTGLPVITDLRAVDVALGGQGAPIVPIGEKYLLPGYQYWLNLGGIANISAQLPDQFAAFDICPCNRVLNELAAALNKPYDDGGALAAGAVADPALLEQLNALPYYQAPWPKSLANDFGTATVLPMIMPLRISVQGKLRTYTAHIAAQIAKAAAALKDKMPDAPASMLITGGGAFNTFMVNSIREELAPLGITVEVPDELTVNFKEALVMALIGVLRWRHEDNVLSSVTGAARDSVNGALWTSR